Proteins from one Streptomyces genisteinicus genomic window:
- a CDS encoding TetR/AcrR family transcriptional regulator produces the protein MTTEPSQDTTHPAEHWRSYGPLDLHPILINAMEAFNEQGYHGTSVRAIAGRVGVTVPALYYHYENKQALLATLLETSIKDVLDRCRAAAGEAGPDPLARFCGMVESIVLYMAHRQQLAFLDTEIRSLEPANRARYVALRDYLEHMLLDTVESGRAQGVFTTPFPADAVRSVLVMCQGVANWFREDGPLTAEEVAERHVLMSLGTVGHPGAVSGGTGLPLPGQSAGRSGALARAAAPRTAG, from the coding sequence TTGACCACCGAGCCGAGCCAGGACACCACGCACCCGGCGGAGCACTGGCGCTCCTACGGACCGCTCGACCTCCACCCCATCCTGATCAACGCCATGGAGGCCTTCAACGAGCAGGGCTACCACGGCACTTCGGTACGCGCGATCGCCGGCCGGGTCGGCGTCACGGTGCCCGCGCTCTACTACCACTACGAGAACAAGCAGGCCCTGCTGGCGACCCTGCTGGAGACCTCCATCAAGGACGTCCTCGACCGCTGCCGTGCCGCCGCCGGGGAGGCCGGTCCCGACCCGCTGGCCCGCTTCTGCGGCATGGTCGAGTCGATCGTCCTCTACATGGCCCACCGGCAGCAGCTGGCGTTCCTGGACACCGAGATCCGCAGCCTGGAGCCCGCCAACCGGGCCCGCTACGTCGCCCTGCGCGACTACCTGGAGCACATGCTGCTCGACACCGTCGAGTCCGGACGGGCCCAGGGCGTGTTCACCACGCCCTTCCCGGCCGACGCGGTGCGATCGGTGCTCGTCATGTGCCAGGGGGTCGCCAACTGGTTCCGCGAGGACGGTCCGCTGACCGCGGAGGAGGTCGCCGAGCGGCATGTGCTGATGAGCCTCGGCACCGTGGGCCACCCCGGCGCCGTCTCCGGCGGCACCGGGCTGCCGCTGCCCGGGCAGTCCGCCGGGCGGTCCGGCGCCCTCGCCCGTGCCGCCGCCCCGCGCACCGCCGGCTGA
- a CDS encoding CaiB/BaiF CoA transferase family protein, protein MSRNTTDPPGPAADGPPRPAADPPAAGPLDGVRVVELAGIGPGPFAAMLLADLGADVVRVDRPGPSPLGGDPARDVTNRNKRSVLVDLKSPGGPDRVRALASRADILIEGYRPGVAERLGVGPEECLAANSALVYGRMTGWGQAGPLAPTAGHDIGYIATAGALSMIGARDGRPVFPANLLGDYAGGSLYLTTGVLAALLTARTTGRGQVVDAAIVDGTAHLTALFWGMLAEGTWQDGRGRNTLDGGCPHYDVYETADGGWMAVGALEPQFYAVFVRLLGVAGEDLPDRTDPRNWPALRALFTSRFRSATRAEWTAVFEGTDACVAPVLSLREASAHPHLAARGTYTEAHGITQPAPAPRFSSTPGTLRRPPAAPGAHTPEVARDWGVPELLKDAC, encoded by the coding sequence ATGAGCCGGAACACCACCGACCCGCCCGGCCCCGCCGCGGACGGCCCGCCGCGCCCCGCGGCGGATCCCCCCGCGGCCGGCCCGCTCGACGGCGTTCGCGTCGTCGAGCTGGCCGGGATCGGCCCCGGTCCGTTCGCCGCGATGCTCCTCGCCGACCTCGGCGCCGACGTGGTGCGGGTCGACCGCCCCGGCCCCTCGCCGCTCGGCGGCGACCCGGCCCGAGACGTGACCAACCGCAACAAGCGCTCCGTCCTCGTCGATCTCAAGTCCCCCGGCGGACCGGACCGGGTGCGGGCGCTGGCGTCACGCGCCGACATCCTGATCGAGGGGTACCGGCCGGGTGTCGCCGAACGCCTCGGCGTCGGACCAGAGGAGTGCCTGGCCGCCAACTCCGCCCTCGTCTACGGCCGGATGACCGGCTGGGGCCAGGCGGGCCCGCTCGCCCCCACGGCCGGACACGACATCGGCTACATCGCCACCGCCGGGGCCCTGTCCATGATCGGCGCCCGAGACGGCCGGCCGGTCTTCCCCGCCAACCTGCTCGGCGACTACGCGGGCGGCTCCCTCTACCTCACCACGGGCGTCCTCGCCGCCCTGCTCACCGCGCGGACCACCGGCCGCGGCCAGGTGGTGGACGCCGCGATCGTGGACGGCACCGCGCACCTCACGGCCCTGTTCTGGGGCATGCTCGCCGAGGGCACCTGGCAGGACGGGCGCGGCCGCAACACGCTCGACGGCGGCTGCCCCCACTACGACGTCTACGAGACCGCCGACGGCGGCTGGATGGCGGTCGGAGCCCTGGAACCGCAGTTCTACGCGGTGTTCGTCCGTCTGCTCGGCGTGGCGGGCGAGGACCTGCCGGACCGGACCGACCCGCGCAACTGGCCTGCTCTGCGCGCCCTGTTCACCAGCCGCTTCCGCTCCGCCACCCGTGCCGAGTGGACGGCCGTCTTCGAGGGGACCGACGCCTGCGTGGCGCCCGTGCTCTCCCTGCGCGAGGCGTCCGCCCACCCGCACCTGGCGGCACGCGGCACCTACACCGAGGCCCACGGCATCACCCAGCCCGCTCCCGCGCCCCGCTTCTCGAGCACCCCCGGCACGCTCCGCCGGCCGCCGGCCGCGCCCGGCGCCCACACCCCTGAGGTGGCCCGCGACTGGGGCGTGCCCGAACTGCTGAAGGACGCCTGCTGA
- a CDS encoding NAD(P)-dependent alcohol dehydrogenase — protein sequence MRRVRAAVAEAPGAPFTVRDAELEAPRPCEVLVRMTAAGVCHTDLGMRDTWPRHLTPMVFGHEGAGVVEAAGADVTGVAPGDRVCLTFASCGSCEQCADGHPAYCLAARARNFSGGRPDGTTPLSLGGAPLHGAFFGQSSFATHAVVHARGVVPVPADLPAEVAAPLGCGAQTGAGTVLNRLRPAPGSSLLVLGAGGVGLSALMAAVAAGCGPVIAVDPVASRRDLAVRLGAAAALDPADGLVAAVRELTGGGAHHVVETTGRPEMARRAVAALRPRGALALLGLGGEVTFDVMGLLAKGVRVHGVIEGDSDPRRFLPELIALHRRGLFPLERLVTTFPFEEIGAAVAAMRDGSVVKPVLTFP from the coding sequence GTGAGACGGGTCCGCGCCGCGGTCGCCGAGGCGCCCGGCGCCCCGTTCACCGTCCGGGACGCCGAGCTGGAGGCGCCCCGGCCCTGCGAGGTCCTGGTGAGGATGACGGCGGCCGGTGTCTGCCACACCGATCTGGGGATGCGGGACACCTGGCCCCGCCACCTCACCCCCATGGTCTTCGGCCACGAGGGCGCCGGCGTGGTGGAGGCGGCGGGCGCAGACGTCACCGGCGTCGCGCCCGGCGACCGGGTCTGCCTCACCTTCGCCAGCTGCGGCAGCTGCGAGCAGTGCGCCGACGGCCACCCGGCCTACTGCCTCGCCGCGCGGGCCAGGAACTTCTCCGGCGGCCGGCCCGACGGCACCACCCCGCTCTCCCTCGGCGGCGCGCCGCTCCACGGCGCCTTCTTCGGCCAGTCGAGCTTCGCCACGCATGCCGTCGTCCACGCCCGGGGCGTGGTCCCGGTCCCGGCCGACCTGCCGGCCGAGGTCGCCGCCCCGCTGGGGTGCGGCGCCCAGACCGGCGCGGGCACGGTGCTCAACCGGCTGCGCCCCGCGCCCGGTTCCTCCCTCCTGGTCCTGGGCGCCGGCGGCGTCGGGCTCAGCGCGCTGATGGCCGCGGTGGCCGCGGGCTGCGGCCCGGTGATCGCCGTCGACCCGGTCGCCTCCCGCCGCGACCTCGCCGTCCGGCTCGGCGCCGCGGCGGCCCTAGACCCGGCGGACGGCCTGGTGGCGGCGGTCCGCGAGCTGACCGGCGGCGGAGCGCACCACGTCGTCGAGACCACCGGGCGGCCGGAGATGGCCCGCCGCGCCGTCGCGGCACTGCGCCCCCGCGGCGCGCTCGCGCTCCTCGGGCTCGGCGGCGAGGTGACGTTCGACGTCATGGGACTGCTCGCCAAGGGCGTGCGGGTGCACGGCGTGATCGAGGGCGACTCCGACCCCCGCCGCTTCCTCCCCGAGCTGATCGCCCTGCACCGCCGCGGCCTCTTCCCGCTCGAACGGCTGGTCACGACCTTCCCGTTCGAGGAGATCGGCGCGGCGGTCGCGGCGATGCGGGACGGGAGCGTCGTCAAGCCGGTGCTCACCTTCCCGTGA
- a CDS encoding TetR/AcrR family transcriptional regulator, which produces MASASPSGHPAAAARTTAATRPRNRRRTIVDVAGRVFSERGYHTASMEEIAAGVGITAAALYRHFPNKYALFAECAGGMADGLVTALDEVPDGAALTEVLAPVTRVTVAHRASGGVYRWEARYLGREDRRRLGAKFRLLVERVDEAVQREHPLPDGQLRAVAALGAIGSITMHRTSIAPRRAEELLLASALRVAATTGPGERRPGTRPVEPPARPVPRTRRAEILAASVPLFARDGFASVTNGQIARAVGLTPSALYRHYSGKLDILVAACLQAAGLLAQGVERGLQDVADPHDAIAALAATYVAYCFEHTELTSVAEAELPGLPADLRQPLLLAQREHIAVWEQQLRLARPELDPRQARVLVHAGFGVVVEAGRRLRWRDGPGHREDVTTLVVGALGL; this is translated from the coding sequence ATGGCCTCCGCCTCCCCGTCCGGCCATCCGGCCGCGGCCGCCCGCACGACCGCGGCCACCCGCCCCCGCAACCGCAGGCGGACGATCGTCGACGTGGCCGGGCGGGTGTTCAGCGAGCGCGGCTACCACACCGCGTCCATGGAGGAGATCGCGGCCGGCGTCGGCATCACCGCGGCCGCCCTGTACCGGCACTTCCCCAACAAGTACGCGCTGTTCGCGGAGTGCGCGGGCGGCATGGCGGACGGGCTGGTCACCGCGCTCGACGAGGTGCCGGACGGGGCGGCCCTCACGGAGGTCCTCGCCCCGGTCACCCGGGTCACCGTCGCCCACCGGGCCTCCGGCGGCGTCTACCGGTGGGAGGCGCGCTACCTCGGCCGCGAGGACCGGCGGCGGCTGGGCGCCAAGTTCCGTCTCCTCGTCGAGCGGGTGGACGAGGCGGTGCAGCGCGAACATCCGCTGCCCGACGGGCAGCTGCGGGCGGTGGCGGCGCTCGGCGCGATCGGGTCGATCACGATGCACCGCACCTCGATCGCCCCGCGCCGGGCCGAGGAACTGCTGCTCGCGTCCGCGCTGCGGGTGGCCGCGACGACGGGTCCCGGGGAGCGCCGGCCGGGCACCCGCCCCGTCGAGCCGCCCGCCCGGCCGGTGCCCCGCACCCGGCGGGCGGAGATCCTCGCGGCCTCCGTCCCGCTGTTCGCCCGGGACGGGTTCGCCAGCGTCACGAACGGGCAGATCGCCCGGGCGGTGGGACTCACCCCGTCGGCGCTCTACCGCCACTACTCCGGAAAGCTCGACATCCTGGTGGCGGCCTGCCTCCAGGCGGCGGGCCTGCTGGCCCAGGGGGTGGAACGCGGCCTCCAGGACGTGGCGGACCCGCACGACGCGATCGCCGCGCTGGCCGCCACGTACGTGGCCTACTGCTTCGAGCACACCGAGCTCACCAGCGTCGCCGAGGCCGAGCTGCCGGGCCTGCCGGCGGACCTGCGGCAGCCGCTGCTCCTCGCGCAGCGCGAGCACATCGCCGTCTGGGAGCAGCAGTTGCGCCTCGCCCGCCCGGAACTCGACCCGCGCCAGGCCCGGGTGCTGGTGCACGCGGGCTTCGGTGTGGTGGTGGAGGCGGGCCGGCGCCTGCGGTGGCGGGACGGCCCCGGCCACCGGGAGGACGTGACGACCCTGGTGGTCGGTGCGCTCGGTCTGTAG
- a CDS encoding calcium-binding protein, whose protein sequence is MNRNRAAAGAVALTLFTAGLAVAPAAAATTGATARVAADWATQSIVFTAAPGQANDLSIYSMYTSDGIRHIGFRDVVPLEPGEHCAYSRDGDDTTVVCRLPADSPRPDRIDAFLGDGDDTIAAFSPGIGTVSGGPGDDELHAHTARTVLGDAGDDMVMGPGVLIGGDGADHLMGDADGQRMWGGRGDDMIEGFEGDDFVDAGPGDDHVMGGDGRDVLLGGHGDDMLHGEAGDDLLYGGPGKDTADGGEGRDVVLP, encoded by the coding sequence ATGAACCGAAACCGAGCCGCCGCCGGCGCGGTCGCCCTGACACTGTTCACCGCGGGCCTCGCCGTCGCCCCGGCAGCGGCGGCCACCACCGGGGCGACGGCCCGGGTCGCCGCCGACTGGGCGACGCAGTCGATCGTCTTCACCGCCGCCCCCGGCCAGGCCAACGACCTCAGCATCTACTCGATGTACACCAGCGACGGGATCCGGCACATCGGCTTCCGCGACGTGGTCCCGCTCGAACCGGGCGAGCACTGCGCGTACTCCCGGGACGGGGACGACACCACCGTCGTCTGCCGGCTGCCCGCGGACAGCCCCCGGCCGGACCGGATCGACGCCTTCCTCGGCGACGGCGACGACACGATCGCGGCCTTCAGCCCCGGGATCGGAACCGTCAGCGGCGGCCCCGGCGACGACGAACTGCACGCCCACACCGCGCGCACGGTGCTGGGCGACGCCGGGGACGACATGGTCATGGGGCCCGGGGTGCTGATCGGCGGCGACGGCGCGGACCACCTGATGGGCGACGCCGACGGCCAGCGGATGTGGGGCGGCCGGGGCGACGACATGATCGAGGGCTTCGAGGGCGACGACTTCGTGGACGCGGGCCCCGGCGACGACCACGTCATGGGCGGCGACGGCCGGGACGTCCTCCTGGGCGGCCACGGCGACGACATGCTGCACGGCGAAGCCGGCGACGACCTGCTGTACGGAGGCCCCGGCAAGGACACCGCCGACGGCGGGGAGGGCCGCGACGTCGTCCTCCCGTAG
- a CDS encoding oxygenase MpaB family protein, with translation MDELSRRKMLITGGTLGALGALGAASPAHARALWTWAPSGSVAGRGAGLDPEYVWDEEADPVLAAVIERGDVPRVNEALRQWTRNDQPLPAGLPADLREFMESARRLPSWTDPRKLQAAARFTTKRGIYTGALYGLGSGLMSTAIPREARAVYYSKGGADMKDRIAKTAQLGYDVGDLDAYQPTGGMIVTAVKTRMVHAAVRHLLPQSPGWTRTSGGQTIPISQADIMVTWHSLATFVMRKLKDWRVPVTTAESDGYLHVWQVTAHMLGVPDEYIPASWAEAEAQSRQVLDPVLDSTPEGIALTDVLLDIVAELDAGLTRPLVNAFARYTLGDRTGDLIGLDREPFWQPLISSAWPLLVAFREGLIPLPLIPQAAWTVEEALRRFVLLFLSEGRGIRLEIPDANRPS, from the coding sequence ATGGACGAACTCAGCAGGCGGAAGATGCTGATCACCGGCGGAACCCTGGGGGCGCTCGGGGCGCTGGGGGCGGCCTCGCCCGCTCACGCACGAGCCCTGTGGACCTGGGCGCCGAGCGGCTCGGTGGCGGGCCGGGGAGCCGGGCTCGACCCCGAGTACGTCTGGGACGAGGAGGCGGACCCCGTGCTCGCCGCCGTGATCGAACGCGGCGACGTCCCCCGGGTCAACGAGGCGCTCCGTCAGTGGACCCGCAACGACCAGCCCCTGCCGGCCGGCCTGCCCGCGGACTTACGGGAGTTCATGGAGTCGGCCCGGCGGCTGCCCTCGTGGACGGACCCGCGCAAGCTCCAGGCCGCGGCCCGCTTCACCACGAAGCGCGGCATCTACACCGGGGCGCTCTACGGCCTGGGCAGCGGGCTCATGAGCACCGCCATCCCGAGGGAGGCGCGCGCCGTCTACTACTCCAAGGGCGGCGCGGACATGAAGGACCGCATCGCCAAGACCGCCCAGCTCGGCTACGACGTGGGCGACCTGGACGCGTACCAGCCGACCGGCGGCATGATCGTGACCGCGGTGAAGACCCGGATGGTGCACGCCGCGGTACGGCACCTCCTGCCGCAGTCACCGGGCTGGACGCGCACCAGCGGCGGGCAGACCATCCCCATCAGCCAGGCCGACATCATGGTCACCTGGCACAGCCTGGCCACGTTCGTCATGCGCAAGCTGAAGGACTGGAGGGTCCCGGTCACCACCGCCGAGTCGGACGGCTACCTGCACGTCTGGCAGGTCACCGCGCACATGCTCGGCGTGCCGGACGAGTACATCCCCGCCTCGTGGGCCGAGGCGGAGGCCCAGTCCCGGCAGGTCCTCGACCCGGTCCTCGACTCCACGCCCGAGGGCATCGCGCTGACCGACGTCCTCCTCGACATCGTCGCCGAACTCGACGCGGGCCTCACCCGGCCGCTCGTCAACGCCTTCGCCCGCTACACCCTGGGCGACCGCACCGGAGACCTCATCGGGCTGGACCGGGAGCCGTTCTGGCAGCCCCTCATCAGCTCCGCGTGGCCCCTGCTGGTCGCCTTCCGCGAAGGTCTGATCCCGCTGCCGCTGATCCCCCAGGCGGCCTGGACAGTGGAGGAGGCGCTCCGTAGGTTCGTGCTGCTCTTCCTCTCCGAGGGGCGGGGCATCCGCCTGGAGATCCCCGACGCCAACCGCCCCTCCTGA
- a CDS encoding LLM class F420-dependent oxidoreductase, translating into MELSSPLTYAADPRTAADAAAALEAAGLDAVWVAEAYGFDSPTVMGYLAAKTERMRIGSAILNVYSRTPALIAQTAAGLDAVSGGRALLGVGASGPQVVEGWHGRRYDRPLGRTREVIELSRRILRREVIEHRGITDLPLPAEKGGTLGKPLKLLNRPVRETVPVYVAALGPANVRMTAEIADGWLPFLYVPEHAAKVWGPSLAEGAASRDPALGPLSVVAGGLLAIGDDAESVRDLMRPTVALYVGGMGAPGRNFYHDLVCSYGYEPAAAAIQEHYLAGRRKDAEAAVPAELLERLCLAGPEGYVRDRVDVFRDAGVTMLNVTPVGPDPARLIERVRSWL; encoded by the coding sequence ATGGAACTCTCCTCACCCCTGACCTACGCCGCCGACCCCCGCACCGCGGCGGACGCCGCCGCCGCGCTGGAGGCCGCGGGCCTCGACGCCGTCTGGGTGGCCGAGGCGTACGGCTTCGACTCCCCGACGGTCATGGGCTACCTCGCCGCGAAGACCGAGCGGATGCGGATCGGTTCGGCGATCCTCAACGTGTACTCGCGCACCCCCGCGCTGATCGCCCAGACCGCGGCGGGGCTCGACGCCGTCAGCGGCGGCCGCGCCCTTCTCGGCGTCGGCGCCTCCGGCCCCCAGGTCGTGGAGGGCTGGCACGGCCGCCGCTACGACCGCCCGCTGGGCCGCACCCGCGAGGTGATCGAGCTGTCGCGGCGCATCCTGCGCCGTGAGGTGATCGAGCACCGCGGCATCACCGACCTGCCCCTGCCGGCCGAGAAGGGCGGCACGCTCGGCAAACCGCTGAAGCTGCTCAACCGCCCGGTCCGCGAGACCGTCCCCGTCTACGTCGCCGCGCTCGGCCCGGCCAACGTCCGGATGACCGCGGAGATCGCCGACGGGTGGCTGCCGTTCCTCTACGTCCCCGAACACGCGGCAAAGGTGTGGGGACCGTCGCTGGCCGAGGGCGCCGCCTCCCGGGACCCCGCGCTCGGCCCGCTCTCGGTCGTGGCGGGCGGCCTGCTGGCGATCGGCGACGACGCCGAGTCGGTCCGGGACCTGATGCGCCCCACCGTGGCCCTCTACGTGGGCGGCATGGGCGCGCCCGGCCGTAACTTCTACCACGACCTGGTCTGCTCCTACGGGTACGAGCCCGCCGCGGCCGCCATCCAGGAGCACTACCTCGCCGGACGCAGGAAGGACGCCGAGGCCGCCGTCCCGGCCGAGCTGCTGGAACGGCTCTGCCTGGCCGGCCCGGAGGGCTACGTCCGCGACCGCGTCGACGTCTTCCGCGACGCGGGCGTGACCATGCTCAACGTCACCCCCGTCGGCCCCGACCCCGCCCGGCTGATCGAACGCGTCAGGAGCTGGCTGTGA
- a CDS encoding DUF4334 domain-containing protein: MDPHDARARFHELRAEDGPVGPAELDRIWAALDTVRPEEILGDWTGGEFRTGHPLDGMLEKAGWHGKSFDSLHDVKPLVCRDASGALYSDTELGQGEASLWTVEFRGETTATMVYDGRPVLDHFKRVDDTTLMGIMNGKGIPPEGPYYYFYLVRDPAPAPRADRRTGEGP; this comes from the coding sequence ATGGACCCGCACGACGCCCGCGCACGGTTCCACGAACTGCGCGCCGAGGACGGCCCCGTCGGCCCCGCCGAACTGGACCGGATATGGGCGGCGCTCGACACCGTCCGCCCCGAGGAGATCCTCGGCGACTGGACCGGCGGCGAGTTCCGGACCGGCCACCCGCTCGACGGCATGCTGGAGAAGGCCGGCTGGCACGGCAAGTCGTTCGACTCCCTGCACGACGTCAAGCCGCTCGTCTGCCGCGACGCCTCGGGCGCGCTGTACTCCGACACGGAGCTGGGCCAGGGCGAGGCCAGCCTGTGGACGGTGGAGTTCCGCGGGGAGACGACGGCCACCATGGTCTACGACGGCCGGCCGGTGCTCGACCACTTCAAGCGGGTCGACGACACCACCCTGATGGGGATCATGAACGGCAAGGGCATCCCGCCCGAGGGCCCGTACTACTACTTCTACCTCGTACGCGACCCCGCACCGGCGCCGCGGGCGGACCGGCGGACCGGCGAGGGCCCGTGA
- a CDS encoding oxygenase MpaB family protein codes for MDNLSRRKALSLGVALGLVGLANPAQAWASTGSAKGAAAGTGPEWIWDDAADPLMVSMLQNGHVPAINTAWESWVDNNDPLPGGLPADFAAYLGRVNRMPSWADPAKLARAADFNRRRDTYLFMLYGLGSGIMSTVIPREAKSVYWSAGGADMQDRAAKTFTFGYDLAELNAFKPDGQFVVTANKTRVVHAAVRHLLPQSPHWRAVADETIPISAADILVTFHSLGTYVHRKLLDWKIPYPPADQEAFLHHWQVAVHLLGVPYEHIPKTWAEAERQAARVLDPILTPSTEGIELAEDLLGLTAQIDLGVTRGFLNEFVRYVLSNEVGDWLGLKRDYAAAALVRTAWPAFILFREGLSPVMPGTFYMFDQFVRALAMLFLNKGSSGKTTPITIPTGNRAA; via the coding sequence ATGGATAACCTCAGCAGGCGCAAGGCCCTGTCGCTCGGTGTCGCGCTCGGCCTGGTGGGCCTCGCGAACCCCGCCCAGGCCTGGGCGTCGACGGGATCGGCCAAGGGAGCCGCCGCGGGGACCGGTCCCGAGTGGATCTGGGACGACGCGGCGGACCCCCTGATGGTCTCGATGCTGCAGAACGGGCACGTGCCCGCGATCAACACCGCCTGGGAGTCCTGGGTCGACAACAACGACCCGCTGCCCGGCGGCCTGCCCGCCGACTTCGCGGCCTACCTGGGGCGCGTCAACCGGATGCCCTCCTGGGCCGATCCCGCCAAGCTGGCCCGCGCCGCCGACTTCAACCGGCGCCGGGACACCTATCTCTTCATGCTGTACGGCCTCGGCAGCGGCATCATGAGCACGGTGATCCCGCGCGAGGCCAAGAGCGTCTACTGGTCCGCGGGCGGCGCCGACATGCAGGACCGCGCGGCCAAGACCTTCACCTTCGGCTACGACCTCGCCGAGCTGAACGCCTTCAAGCCGGACGGGCAGTTCGTCGTCACCGCCAACAAGACACGTGTGGTGCACGCCGCGGTGCGTCATCTGCTGCCGCAGTCGCCGCACTGGCGGGCGGTGGCCGACGAGACGATCCCGATCAGCGCCGCCGACATCCTCGTCACCTTCCACAGCCTCGGCACCTACGTCCACCGCAAGCTGCTCGACTGGAAGATCCCGTACCCGCCCGCGGACCAGGAGGCGTTCCTGCACCACTGGCAGGTCGCGGTCCACCTGCTGGGCGTGCCGTACGAGCACATCCCCAAGACCTGGGCGGAGGCCGAGCGGCAGGCGGCCCGGGTGCTCGACCCGATCCTCACACCGTCCACCGAGGGCATCGAGCTCGCCGAGGACCTGCTCGGCCTGACCGCGCAGATCGACCTGGGCGTCACCCGCGGGTTCCTGAACGAGTTCGTGCGCTACGTCCTCAGCAACGAGGTCGGCGACTGGCTCGGGCTGAAGCGCGACTACGCGGCGGCTGCCCTGGTCCGCACCGCGTGGCCGGCGTTCATCCTCTTCCGCGAGGGGCTCTCCCCGGTGATGCCCGGCACGTTCTACATGTTCGACCAGTTCGTGCGGGCGCTGGCGATGCTGTTCCTCAACAAGGGGTCCTCCGGGAAGACGACCCCCATCACCATCCCCACCGGGAACCGCGCGGCCTGA
- a CDS encoding lytic polysaccharide monooxygenase auxiliary activity family 9 protein codes for MLIALVAGALTWSAPAQAHGTVVDPASRAYQCWKDWGSKHMDPAMQTQDPMCWQAFQANADTMWNWMSALRDGLGGQFQAQTPNGNLCSNNLSRNASLNVPGRWKTTAVTDDFTVHLHDQASHGADYFKVYVSKQGFDPRTQSLGWGDLDFLTQTGSFAPAKDITFPVRTSGYTGHHVLFVIWQASHLDQAYMWCSDVDFG; via the coding sequence ATGCTGATCGCCCTGGTCGCGGGCGCACTGACCTGGTCGGCACCCGCCCAGGCCCACGGCACCGTCGTCGACCCCGCCTCCCGCGCCTACCAGTGCTGGAAGGACTGGGGCAGCAAGCACATGGACCCGGCCATGCAGACCCAGGACCCCATGTGCTGGCAGGCCTTCCAGGCCAACGCCGACACCATGTGGAACTGGATGAGCGCGCTTCGCGACGGTCTCGGCGGCCAGTTCCAGGCGCAGACCCCCAACGGAAACCTCTGCAGCAACAACCTCTCGAGGAACGCGAGCCTGAACGTGCCCGGGCGGTGGAAGACCACCGCCGTCACCGACGATTTCACGGTCCACCTCCACGACCAGGCGTCCCACGGCGCCGACTACTTCAAGGTCTACGTGAGCAAGCAGGGCTTCGACCCCCGGACCCAGAGCCTGGGCTGGGGCGACCTCGACTTCCTCACGCAGACCGGCAGCTTCGCCCCGGCGAAGGACATCACGTTCCCCGTCCGGACCTCCGGCTACACCGGACACCACGTCCTGTTCGTGATCTGGCAGGCGTCCCACCTCGACCAGGCCTACATGTGGTGCAGCGACGTGGACTTCGGCTGA